A genomic stretch from Chitinophaga agri includes:
- the hxlA gene encoding 3-hexulose-6-phosphate synthase has translation MAKLQVAIDLLTTDEALALAEKVAPYVDIIELGTPLIKNMGVGVITAMKKAHPDKIVFADLKTADAGELEADIAFKAGADLVTVLGVAGNATIAGAVKAAKAHGKGVVVDTIGAPDRVSRAREATALGAQFVELHAGLDEQWTPGYSIQVLIDEAATANTPVSIAGGVNLQNVQAVVKAGAQVAVAGAAIYAAQDPAAAAKALREAIDAA, from the coding sequence ATGGCAAAATTACAAGTGGCAATCGACTTGCTAACTACAGACGAAGCATTGGCGCTGGCGGAAAAAGTAGCACCTTATGTAGATATCATAGAACTGGGTACACCACTGATCAAGAATATGGGTGTGGGTGTTATCACCGCAATGAAAAAAGCACATCCTGATAAAATCGTATTTGCAGATCTGAAAACAGCGGATGCCGGTGAACTGGAAGCGGATATCGCATTCAAGGCCGGTGCTGACCTGGTAACGGTATTAGGTGTTGCAGGTAATGCAACGATAGCAGGTGCCGTGAAAGCAGCAAAAGCACATGGTAAAGGTGTAGTGGTAGATACGATCGGTGCACCTGATCGTGTAAGCAGGGCAAGAGAAGCTACCGCTCTGGGCGCACAGTTCGTAGAACTGCACGCTGGTCTGGACGAACAGTGGACACCTGGATATTCTATCCAGGTACTGATCGACGAAGCTGCAACTGCTAACACGCCTGTATCTATTGCTGGTGGTGTGAATCTGCAGAACGTACAGGCTGTGGTCAAAGCCGGTGCACAGGTAGCAGTAGCCGGAGCAGCTATCTATGCAGCACAGGATCCTGCTGCTGCTGCAAAAGCACTGCGTGAGGCAATTGACGCTGCTTAA
- a CDS encoding alginate lyase family protein: MKHVIVILILVFSGAFTPDKPIVDVLRRQVLSEAGWALKQAPVTVTAQGCSRSAGGKHDFYSEGDYWWPVPGHPDSPYVQRDGITNPDNFVAHRLAMIRFSRIIGALASAYRITGDPQYVVAAQRHLSAWFTDTATLMHPDLQYAQAIKGRFTGRGIGIIDTIHLMEVAQGVLVMQEAAVFDRTLLEGVRKWFRDYLQWLTTHPYGKDEMNAKNNHGTCWVMQVAAFARFTRDTTLLTFCRNRYKEVLLPGQMAADGSFPLELARTKPYGYSLFNLDAMATICQILSDDEHNLWTYELQDGRTIRKGIKFLYPYVANKSQWPYKRDVMYWDEWPVAHPFLIFGANTWKEMDWFNAWKRLEHQPGHAEVVRNLPIRHPLIWL; encoded by the coding sequence ATGAAACACGTTATAGTAATACTGATACTTGTATTTTCAGGCGCTTTTACACCCGATAAGCCTATTGTTGACGTATTGCGCAGGCAGGTATTGTCGGAGGCCGGCTGGGCCTTGAAACAGGCTCCGGTGACGGTTACTGCGCAGGGCTGTAGCCGTAGTGCTGGTGGCAAGCATGACTTCTACTCGGAGGGTGACTACTGGTGGCCCGTACCCGGGCATCCGGATAGTCCCTATGTGCAAAGAGATGGCATAACGAACCCGGATAATTTTGTAGCCCACCGCCTGGCCATGATCCGTTTCAGCCGTATTATAGGCGCATTGGCGTCTGCCTATCGTATTACCGGTGATCCGCAATATGTGGTGGCTGCTCAGCGGCATCTCAGCGCCTGGTTTACAGATACAGCCACCCTGATGCATCCTGATCTGCAATATGCACAAGCTATCAAGGGGCGATTTACAGGCCGGGGTATCGGTATCATTGATACTATCCATTTGATGGAAGTGGCGCAGGGTGTACTGGTGATGCAGGAGGCGGCGGTCTTCGATCGTACACTGCTGGAAGGCGTCAGAAAGTGGTTCCGCGATTATCTGCAATGGCTCACTACACATCCATACGGCAAAGATGAAATGAACGCCAAAAACAATCATGGCACCTGCTGGGTGATGCAGGTGGCTGCTTTTGCCCGCTTCACCAGAGATACGACGTTACTGACATTCTGTAGAAATAGGTATAAAGAGGTGCTGTTGCCGGGACAAATGGCTGCTGACGGGAGTTTTCCGCTCGAGCTGGCCCGGACGAAACCTTATGGCTATTCTCTCTTTAACCTGGACGCGATGGCGACAATCTGCCAGATACTGTCTGATGATGAGCATAACCTCTGGACATATGAATTGCAGGATGGCAGGACTATCCGCAAAGGCATTAAGTTCCTCTATCCTTATGTGGCAAATAAGAGCCAATGGCCATATAAAAGGGACGTAATGTATTGGGATGAATGGCCGGTGGCACATCCCTTCCTGATCTTTGGCGCGAATACCTGGAAGGAGATGGATTGGTTCAATGCCTGGAAGCGACTGGAACATCAGCCTGGGCATGCGGAAGTGGTGAGGAACCTGCCCATAAGGCATCCGTTAATATGGTTGTAG
- the hxlB gene encoding 6-phospho-3-hexuloisomerase: MFAFEKDALEKSLTADLPMILEENAQLAKQVVVSDIAALALLLQDANRIFVIGAGRTGLMMKAAAMRLMHLGLTVHVVGETTTPAILKGDVLLAASGSGTTSTIVKAAEKAHAAGAVVASLSTTASSPLAAVSRLVLLIPAAQKQDFQGAISRQYAGSLFEQSVLIITDALFQAMWKLTDAPAEEVWKRHANME, translated from the coding sequence ATGTTTGCATTTGAGAAAGACGCATTGGAAAAGAGTTTGACCGCTGATCTGCCGATGATATTGGAAGAGAATGCACAATTGGCGAAACAGGTAGTTGTTAGCGATATCGCTGCACTGGCGTTGTTATTACAGGATGCCAACCGGATTTTCGTGATAGGCGCCGGCAGAACAGGGCTCATGATGAAAGCCGCCGCTATGCGCCTGATGCACCTGGGACTGACAGTACATGTAGTCGGTGAAACCACCACACCCGCCATACTGAAGGGAGATGTTTTACTGGCAGCATCGGGTTCGGGTACTACCAGCACAATTGTAAAAGCAGCTGAGAAGGCACATGCTGCAGGTGCTGTTGTGGCATCACTGTCTACAACGGCATCCTCTCCACTGGCTGCCGTCTCGCGACTCGTGTTATTAATACCGGCTGCGCAGAAACAGGACTTTCAGGGAGCTATTTCCCGTCAATATGCAGGTAGCCTGTTTGAACAAAGTGTATTGATCATCACAGATGCCTTGTTTCAGGCAATGTGGAAACTAACAGACGCTCCGGCTGAGGAAGTATGGAAACGTCATGCTAACATGGAATAA
- a CDS encoding DUF1349 domain-containing protein, translating to MKRIILGLLMLAGTQAVSAQTLEKMQWYNEPASWKINNKTLTMFVTPQTDYWRISHYGFTVDDAPFYYTTYGGEFEVKVKLTGDYKARFDQMGLMIRTDHQNYIKSGVEFVDGKLNVSTVVTHTSSDWSVNQLEKVPPFIWIKAVRRLDAIEFYYSLDDVNYILTRNAPLADNHPVMVGLMAASPDGQGFEAKFESFTVKHLPDQRRLQWLKAHAEK from the coding sequence ATGAAGAGGATAATTTTAGGTCTGCTGATGCTGGCAGGCACTCAGGCCGTATCAGCACAAACGCTGGAGAAAATGCAATGGTATAATGAACCGGCCAGCTGGAAGATCAATAATAAGACGCTGACCATGTTCGTTACGCCGCAGACGGACTACTGGCGTATATCTCATTACGGATTCACGGTCGATGATGCCCCGTTCTATTACACGACGTACGGTGGTGAATTTGAGGTGAAAGTAAAACTGACGGGCGATTACAAGGCCAGATTCGACCAAATGGGACTGATGATCCGTACCGATCACCAGAACTATATCAAAAGCGGTGTGGAATTCGTGGATGGTAAACTGAACGTAAGTACTGTAGTGACCCACACGTCCAGCGACTGGAGCGTTAACCAGCTGGAAAAGGTACCGCCGTTCATCTGGATAAAGGCAGTGAGAAGACTGGATGCTATTGAGTTCTATTATTCCCTTGATGATGTGAACTATATCCTTACACGTAATGCCCCACTGGCTGACAACCATCCGGTGATGGTCGGTTTAATGGCTGCTTCTCCCGACGGACAAGGGTTTGAGGCCAAATTTGAAAGCTTTACAGTAAAACATCTTCCTGATCAGCGCAGACTGCAATGGCTGAAGGCGCATGCGGAGAAGTAA
- a CDS encoding helix-turn-helix domain-containing protein → MLEQENRSQLDQTLLYIRNLDSCPPSYLYDAARKDFFEVLWLQDEYPLHQVAPELATVKGHWVYLMPPYRVHQLNKAGKKGILFSFKRELLEEEDKEFALDVFRVFNVSGEFTTMRLTPNMVERLEKVYELLDAEYRDNSGNLAMIKSLLKVFLLHLIKMKKEEFTTLDINQKRAYEFLLLLEDHYIDERNMQFYADKLGISAKRLNQVLKEVLNQTGVQLLHDRLILEAKRQIIHSENSIKEVAWLLGFKDRPYFSRFFKVHTGQTPEAFQKQVKHHIDTLLNTLVG, encoded by the coding sequence ATGTTGGAACAAGAGAACAGGTCACAATTAGATCAGACTTTATTATATATCAGAAATCTCGATAGCTGTCCTCCCAGCTATTTGTATGATGCGGCCAGAAAAGACTTCTTTGAAGTGTTATGGCTACAGGATGAATATCCCTTACATCAGGTGGCACCTGAACTGGCTACCGTCAAAGGGCACTGGGTATACCTGATGCCTCCTTACCGGGTGCACCAGTTGAACAAGGCGGGGAAGAAGGGGATCTTATTCTCCTTTAAACGGGAATTGCTGGAAGAAGAGGATAAAGAATTTGCACTTGACGTATTCAGGGTGTTCAATGTCAGCGGGGAATTTACCACCATGCGGCTTACGCCCAATATGGTAGAACGGCTGGAGAAAGTATACGAGCTGCTGGATGCGGAATACCGGGACAATTCCGGTAACCTGGCAATGATCAAATCGCTGTTAAAAGTCTTTCTGCTTCATCTGATCAAAATGAAGAAAGAAGAATTTACAACACTGGACATCAACCAGAAACGCGCCTATGAGTTTTTGCTATTGCTGGAAGATCATTATATCGACGAAAGGAATATGCAGTTTTATGCAGATAAGTTAGGTATCAGCGCCAAACGTCTTAACCAGGTACTAAAAGAAGTGCTCAACCAGACCGGCGTTCAGTTACTGCATGACCGGCTGATATTAGAGGCTAAGCGCCAGATCATACACAGTGAAAACAGCATTAAGGAGGTGGCGTGGTTATTAGGATTTAAAGATCGTCCCTATTTCAGCCGCTTTTTTAAAGTACATACGGGACAAACACCCGAGGCTTTCCAGAAACAGGTGAAGCATCATATAGATACGTTGTTGAATACGCTGGTCGGCTGA
- a CDS encoding helix-turn-helix domain-containing protein — protein MNVFETLNANLLTQPFAGQDTAAILNQCQWISAMYAKVENAISVLSDLKNNKSYIYSGHIATALGLTYSQDMREINSIWEDEIFNRIHPDHLVGKHLMELKFFHLLKGLPLSERCDYQVNSYLQMRNQYEEYMSVQHRMFYLHSSNDGSVNLALCLYNFGISPLPVDKYQGAIVNMRSGKVMVSDNQQFSDILSFREKELLQLVKNGKSSKEIATILSISINTVNRHRQNILEKLHVKNSFEACKIAEAIELL, from the coding sequence ATGAATGTATTTGAGACGCTCAATGCCAACTTACTGACACAGCCATTCGCTGGTCAGGACACAGCCGCTATACTCAATCAATGCCAGTGGATCTCCGCCATGTACGCCAAAGTGGAAAATGCCATCAGTGTACTCAGTGATCTGAAAAATAACAAAAGCTATATCTACAGTGGTCATATTGCCACCGCGCTGGGACTGACCTATAGTCAGGATATGCGGGAGATCAATTCCATCTGGGAAGATGAGATCTTCAACAGGATACACCCCGACCACCTGGTAGGGAAGCACCTTATGGAACTGAAATTCTTTCATCTGCTAAAAGGACTTCCCCTGTCCGAAAGATGCGACTACCAGGTAAATAGCTATCTGCAGATGCGGAATCAATACGAGGAATATATGTCAGTTCAACACCGTATGTTCTATCTGCATAGCAGTAACGACGGGAGTGTTAATCTGGCACTATGCCTGTATAATTTCGGAATATCACCACTGCCGGTGGATAAATACCAGGGGGCCATTGTAAATATGCGGTCAGGTAAAGTGATGGTATCCGACAATCAGCAGTTCAGCGATATCCTTTCCTTCAGGGAAAAGGAGTTACTACAACTGGTGAAAAACGGGAAGAGTAGTAAGGAGATCGCCACGATATTGTCCATCAGCATTAATACGGTGAACAGGCACCGCCAGAACATACTGGAGAAACTCCATGTGAAGAATTCCTTTGAGGCGTGCAAGATAGCGGAGGCGATCGAGCTGTTGTGA
- a CDS encoding pyridoxal phosphate-dependent aminotransferase, producing MSTTNSMNRRDWLKTTALFTGGLTLLPPAISRLQAAPVTSSSTAYATDFSISPKLPVNLKARLFANENPFGPSAAAKKAIMDAVMTSYQYPIRLIPELEAKICAYEGITPEMLMISSGSSPLLLGTAVSLLAGGGNIITADPTYDDLPTRCEKVNAKWIKVPLTKDFTHDLDAMEKAITPEIRLVYICNPNNPTGTIVDKDKLKAFCERVSQKVTVFVDEAYIDYLPDAAETTMISGVKKGQNIIVARTFSKVYGLAGLRIGYIIAPPAIISKLQPNTSCSWAALSAPAISGALASYQDKAYMEETVKKTNESKQFLYQTLKAEGYSYIPSFTNFVMFPLKMDGERFQEEMMKRSVGLRNWKMNNSHWCRISIGRMDEMQAFAAAFKELS from the coding sequence ATGAGTACCACCAACTCCATGAACAGGCGTGACTGGCTAAAAACAACGGCGTTGTTTACCGGAGGACTGACACTGCTTCCGCCCGCGATCAGTCGTTTGCAGGCCGCTCCTGTTACCAGCAGCTCAACCGCTTATGCCACCGACTTCTCTATCTCCCCTAAATTGCCGGTGAACCTGAAAGCCAGGCTATTTGCCAACGAAAATCCTTTCGGGCCTTCTGCGGCTGCCAAAAAGGCGATTATGGACGCTGTCATGACCAGCTATCAGTATCCCATCAGACTGATACCTGAACTGGAAGCAAAGATCTGCGCATACGAAGGTATTACGCCCGAGATGCTGATGATCAGTTCCGGGTCTTCCCCACTGTTGCTCGGTACCGCTGTTAGTTTGTTAGCCGGCGGTGGTAATATCATTACTGCCGATCCTACCTATGATGATCTCCCTACCCGCTGTGAAAAGGTGAACGCCAAATGGATCAAAGTACCACTCACCAAAGATTTTACACATGACCTGGATGCCATGGAAAAAGCGATCACGCCGGAAATCAGGCTGGTGTACATCTGCAATCCAAACAATCCGACCGGCACTATCGTCGATAAAGATAAACTGAAAGCTTTCTGTGAACGGGTGTCACAAAAGGTGACGGTATTTGTAGATGAAGCGTACATCGATTATCTGCCTGATGCAGCAGAAACAACCATGATCAGTGGTGTCAAAAAAGGACAGAACATCATTGTCGCACGTACCTTCTCCAAAGTATATGGGCTCGCCGGATTACGTATTGGTTATATCATCGCGCCACCAGCCATCATCAGTAAACTGCAGCCCAATACCTCCTGTAGCTGGGCCGCTCTTTCCGCTCCTGCCATTAGTGGTGCACTGGCCAGTTACCAGGATAAAGCCTATATGGAAGAAACAGTGAAGAAGACAAACGAGAGCAAACAGTTCCTGTATCAAACACTGAAAGCAGAAGGATACTCCTATATCCCGTCATTCACGAACTTTGTGATGTTCCCACTGAAGATGGATGGAGAACGCTTCCAGGAAGAAATGATGAAACGGAGTGTCGGACTACGTAACTGGAAGATGAACAATAGTCACTGGTGTCGCATCAGTATCGGCCGTATGGATGAAATGCAGGCATTTGCCGCTGCCTTCAAAGAATTATCTTAA
- a CDS encoding flavin monoamine oxidase family protein — protein MSISRRAFLSQTGKVAAAYPAMLALGMLQPAPAHAFDLPGNGNGKRIVILGAGLAGLTAAYELTKLGYQCTLLEARNRAGGRCWSIRRGAVHHETDIAPQTASFDDGMYFNAGPSRIPHHHELTMHYCRELQVPIQVYNNVNEATYFFSEGKNGPLSNRKIRSREIRNDLRGYTMELLAKAIDQHQIDTGLSKEDSQKILEYLRAEGGLDLDKLYKASDRRGFIEQPGAGNKAGKIGDPHKLADIISSGLADPDFYNVAEYTYELQMTMFQAIGGMDTIAKAFEQRVGKMVRYNCEVTDILNLPEGVKILYKDKKGPGELQADLCICTLPLPVLSNIRHNFSSDVSRAIDYVPYMVTGKIGMQFKRRFWEEDEQIFGGITHTNNELTQIFYPSYDYLSKKGILLGYYNFHDKAKRVGNLSHAEREKLALEKGSLIHPQYPKEFETSFSVSWHKTPYSMGGWAIYTGINRQTLYKSLLQPDKQVYFAGEHTTYLNAWMAGAFESARRTVADVHARMTNQRVSYPTANGS, from the coding sequence ATGTCAATTTCAAGAAGAGCCTTCTTATCCCAAACAGGGAAAGTTGCGGCCGCCTATCCGGCTATGCTGGCTTTGGGAATGCTGCAACCCGCCCCCGCTCACGCCTTCGACCTGCCAGGTAACGGTAACGGCAAAAGGATCGTTATCCTTGGCGCCGGACTGGCCGGACTGACTGCTGCTTACGAACTGACCAAACTAGGTTATCAGTGTACCCTGCTGGAAGCCAGGAATCGTGCCGGTGGCAGATGCTGGAGCATTCGCAGAGGCGCCGTTCATCACGAAACAGATATTGCCCCGCAAACGGCCTCCTTCGATGATGGCATGTATTTCAATGCCGGCCCTTCCCGTATTCCACATCACCACGAACTTACTATGCACTACTGCCGGGAACTGCAGGTGCCTATACAGGTATATAACAACGTCAATGAAGCCACTTATTTCTTCAGCGAAGGGAAAAATGGCCCGTTGTCCAATAGGAAGATACGGTCCAGAGAGATCCGTAATGACCTGCGTGGATATACAATGGAACTCCTGGCCAAAGCGATTGACCAACACCAGATAGACACCGGACTGAGTAAGGAAGACTCGCAGAAAATACTGGAATACCTGCGGGCAGAAGGTGGCCTCGACCTGGATAAGTTATATAAAGCGTCCGACAGAAGAGGCTTTATCGAACAACCCGGCGCCGGGAATAAAGCTGGTAAGATCGGAGATCCGCATAAACTGGCGGATATCATCTCCTCCGGACTGGCCGACCCCGATTTTTATAACGTAGCAGAATACACGTATGAGCTGCAGATGACCATGTTCCAGGCGATAGGTGGTATGGATACCATCGCCAAAGCCTTCGAACAACGGGTCGGGAAAATGGTGCGTTATAATTGTGAGGTGACTGATATTCTGAATCTCCCGGAAGGTGTAAAGATCCTGTACAAGGATAAAAAAGGTCCTGGTGAACTACAGGCGGACCTTTGCATCTGCACCCTGCCATTGCCCGTTCTGAGTAATATCCGGCATAACTTCTCTTCTGATGTAAGCCGCGCTATTGACTACGTTCCCTACATGGTCACCGGTAAGATCGGCATGCAGTTCAAAAGAAGATTCTGGGAAGAAGATGAGCAGATCTTCGGCGGTATCACACACACAAACAACGAACTCACGCAGATCTTTTATCCTTCGTACGACTATTTAAGTAAAAAAGGTATCCTGCTGGGGTATTACAACTTCCACGACAAAGCCAAACGTGTCGGCAATCTCTCCCATGCAGAACGGGAAAAGCTGGCATTGGAAAAAGGAAGCCTCATCCATCCGCAGTATCCAAAGGAATTTGAAACGTCCTTTTCCGTCAGCTGGCACAAAACACCGTATAGCATGGGCGGATGGGCGATATATACAGGGATTAACAGACAGACTTTATACAAAAGCTTATTGCAACCAGATAAACAGGTATACTTTGCCGGAGAGCATACAACTTACCTGAATGCCTGGATGGCGGGCGCATTTGAATCGGCCAGAAGAACGGTAGCTGACGTACATGCCCGCATGACCAACCAACGTGTTTCCTATCCCACTGCCAATGGCAGCTGA
- a CDS encoding transglutaminase domain-containing protein, with product MKLQKRICSHTRLFLRLSILLFLCYPRSVHAQKNDDNIELANVDETYEFQYDTRQKQVTVKQNLYKDFICNGFRSAIPFSESYNGQEEIKNVAITVDGKKAKMITPSYDYLNIDEYFYSDIRVCHFMLPFTRQNSHSEVTIEKEIKDPRYLTTVYLNEGYAVQQKKVTVIVPRWMDVEIHTFHFEGQDITTEKNYDKAKDADVYIYTAKVLPARKSASMSPGPSWIYPHILVRSRSASYKDEKFSYFNTTKDLYQWCHNLTTQLHPDTAALGAKAREITAGITDPFAQMKAIFYWVEENIRYIAFEDGIAGFKPDESHEVMRKKYGDCKGMANLTKELLIRCGLDARLCWIGTNHIMYDHSIPSLSADNHMICAVKYNNKWWYLDATEKYMQPGIYAERIAGRQVMIEDGDNCLLENIPVVTPEQNIRLFKETLTITGNNVSGRIKYQYNGESKSDLLYNVNLTKKDRVQTALEKYITNSDNHYKISNVTTSALDQRDGNLEVNFDLVYEDAVSAFGKEMYIDIDFNKEYNNAAIDTVKRTTDYRFSTKANFITETELIIPASYKTVTLPEDLHITTPNFSFDITYKTTGNKISYRKQIKINNTYLAKASFTEWNKAVAALSKKYLEQITLSQQ from the coding sequence ATGAAGCTCCAGAAGCGCATCTGTTCTCATACCAGACTATTTCTCCGTCTGAGTATATTGTTATTCCTATGCTATCCTCGTTCTGTACATGCCCAGAAAAACGATGATAATATAGAACTCGCCAACGTAGATGAAACCTACGAATTCCAGTACGATACCCGCCAGAAGCAGGTAACGGTGAAACAAAACCTTTACAAAGATTTTATCTGTAACGGCTTCCGCTCCGCCATTCCTTTCTCCGAAAGCTATAACGGCCAGGAAGAAATTAAAAATGTGGCGATCACTGTAGACGGGAAAAAAGCAAAAATGATCACACCTTCCTATGATTATCTCAACATAGACGAATACTTCTATTCAGATATCAGGGTCTGTCATTTCATGCTGCCATTCACCCGCCAGAACTCCCACAGTGAAGTAACGATAGAAAAAGAGATCAAAGATCCGCGTTATCTCACGACAGTCTACCTGAACGAAGGTTACGCAGTACAACAAAAGAAGGTCACCGTTATAGTTCCCCGCTGGATGGATGTTGAAATTCATACTTTCCATTTTGAGGGACAAGACATTACCACCGAAAAAAATTACGACAAGGCTAAAGACGCTGACGTTTATATTTACACTGCTAAAGTGCTTCCCGCCAGGAAATCAGCATCCATGAGTCCCGGGCCATCCTGGATATACCCACATATCCTCGTGCGTAGCAGATCCGCCAGTTATAAGGACGAAAAATTCAGCTACTTCAATACAACGAAGGACCTTTACCAGTGGTGCCATAACCTGACCACACAGTTACACCCGGATACGGCAGCACTGGGAGCTAAAGCCCGTGAGATCACGGCTGGTATCACAGATCCATTTGCCCAGATGAAAGCCATCTTTTACTGGGTAGAAGAGAACATCCGCTATATTGCCTTTGAAGACGGTATCGCTGGCTTTAAACCTGATGAATCACATGAGGTAATGAGAAAAAAATATGGCGACTGCAAAGGCATGGCCAATCTCACTAAAGAACTATTGATACGCTGTGGCCTCGATGCCCGTCTATGCTGGATAGGCACCAATCACATTATGTACGATCACAGCATCCCCTCACTCAGTGCTGACAACCATATGATCTGTGCTGTAAAGTATAACAACAAATGGTGGTACCTCGACGCTACAGAAAAGTACATGCAACCCGGCATCTACGCAGAACGTATAGCAGGCCGCCAGGTGATGATTGAAGACGGAGATAATTGTCTGCTGGAAAATATCCCTGTGGTTACTCCGGAACAGAATATCCGTCTCTTCAAAGAAACGCTGACTATTACCGGGAACAATGTAAGCGGCAGGATCAAATATCAGTACAACGGCGAAAGCAAATCGGATCTGCTCTACAACGTCAATCTCACTAAGAAAGACAGGGTACAGACGGCGCTTGAGAAGTACATTACTAATAGCGACAACCACTACAAAATATCCAATGTAACTACCTCTGCACTGGATCAGCGGGATGGCAACCTGGAAGTGAACTTTGATCTCGTATATGAGGATGCGGTGTCAGCGTTCGGAAAAGAGATGTACATTGACATTGACTTTAACAAGGAATATAACAACGCAGCGATCGATACGGTGAAGCGTACTACAGATTACCGCTTTAGCACGAAAGCTAATTTTATTACTGAAACAGAACTCATCATTCCGGCCAGTTATAAAACCGTTACATTACCTGAAGATCTGCACATCACCACTCCGAATTTCAGCTTCGATATCACCTATAAAACTACTGGTAATAAGATCAGTTACCGGAAACAAATAAAGATCAACAATACCTATCTGGCAAAAGCCAGCTTTACTGAATGGAACAAGGCCGTTGCTGCACTATCAAAGAAATACCTGGAGCAGATCACCCTTTCCCAACAATAA
- a CDS encoding tetratricopeptide repeat protein produces MGFFANLFGLRDSKKKRERPASALTDVDIFDKEFLAAASRYTSRPKEEMSMRVRSEETNEVIPFAIAFPEAFEEWKQVKSIWDKRGIIYKVLDNSIRESMKLWQVIERYNIDRYPEHALKIAAEYATGPDLTDANFHMAVARSYFILTRYKEAEERAEKALSLAPNHMKAKILLGDIWYYTHQQERAHDLYNEVLNIKLANDSRSSLTIQQLVGFDNDLLHSPVYAITMLRSDTAITETSWDHIAGEFYHYPHFRSAHAAFLVQQEQYMKAFVKFMTLSRDMPWFKEGVINSYSLMLQLGLEPQMGEDKARLEEIIRKEHWTV; encoded by the coding sequence ATGGGCTTTTTCGCGAATTTATTTGGCCTTAGAGACAGCAAAAAAAAGCGGGAAAGACCTGCTTCAGCATTAACAGACGTAGACATTTTTGACAAAGAATTCCTGGCCGCCGCTTCCCGCTATACCAGCCGGCCGAAAGAGGAGATGAGCATGCGGGTACGCTCCGAAGAAACGAACGAAGTGATTCCCTTCGCCATTGCATTTCCGGAGGCATTTGAAGAATGGAAACAGGTAAAATCAATTTGGGACAAAAGGGGGATCATTTACAAGGTATTAGACAACTCTATCAGGGAGTCGATGAAACTCTGGCAGGTAATTGAGCGTTACAACATCGATCGTTATCCTGAACACGCATTGAAGATCGCAGCCGAATATGCTACCGGTCCGGATCTGACTGACGCTAACTTTCACATGGCAGTAGCGCGGTCCTACTTTATCCTGACCCGGTACAAGGAGGCGGAAGAGCGGGCAGAAAAGGCACTTAGCCTGGCGCCGAACCATATGAAAGCGAAAATATTGCTGGGAGACATCTGGTATTATACCCATCAACAGGAACGTGCACACGATCTATATAATGAAGTATTAAACATCAAACTGGCAAATGACTCCAGATCTTCATTAACCATTCAGCAACTGGTGGGCTTTGACAATGACCTGTTGCATTCTCCTGTATATGCGATCACCATGTTAAGATCTGATACGGCGATCACCGAAACCAGCTGGGATCATATCGCCGGTGAGTTCTATCATTATCCGCATTTCCGCTCGGCCCATGCGGCATTCCTGGTACAACAGGAGCAATATATGAAAGCGTTTGTGAAGTTCATGACGCTTAGCCGGGATATGCCATGGTTTAAAGAAGGCGTGATCAATAGTTACAGTTTAATGCTGCAACTGGGATTAGAACCACAAATGGGAGAGGATAAAGCGAGATTAGAGGAGATCATCAGGAAGGAGCATTGGACGGTGTGA